A genomic stretch from Engraulis encrasicolus isolate BLACKSEA-1 chromosome 12, IST_EnEncr_1.0, whole genome shotgun sequence includes:
- the nfkbiz gene encoding NF-kappa-B inhibitor zeta isoform X2, with protein sequence MILYDYSGLYEQQNNDINIQVHSFYPQVPTQTLDRRRVLNEGLEKMPRKIGYTDGFGARDHGYKGVRVKNTVKELIKQQRVEGPQCQFLPGQEAGSEYPVLTSILQVRKRPSVDSFNHIQAKRLCTSNHNIPSLQKEVQAYDENPALPEFMTSRLHRATLFTGTVTVQDRGPHPSTLPNLNLNTQTMATFSSSDSLFAPCSQPQMFGMASSSSPKIFHSQSQIRNSSSVTQGSFLQWQIQQEEEKLADLTSDQLILQDGDGDTYLHIAVAQGRRAFAYVLAKKMAVMGVLDMKEHNNQSALQVSVAANHHLITQDLLGLGAQMDTVDCWGRSPLHVCAEKGHIHTLKVIQEYMQSYSHQMDVDNKNYDGLTPLHIAVLSHNATIQDLLNHVGPVSLETMQLEQRRRQLKDCIQTLMDMGASCGTQDTKSGRSALHMAAEQANVELLRLFLDQPQYLSFVNLKAYNGNTALHMASSLSGRVTQVEAVRMLMRKGADPSAKNLENEQPLQLVPEGEMGEQVRSILKGRNAWTVPL encoded by the exons ATGATACTCTATGACTACTCTGGTCTCTACGAACAACAGAATAATGACATAAATATTCAAGTGCATTCGTTTTACCCGCAGGTACCGACGCAGACCTTGGACCGTCGTCGTGTGTTAAATGAGGGCTTGGAGAAAATGCCACGGAAAATAG GCTATACAGATGGATTTGGGGCACGAGACCACGGCTATAAAGGAGTGCGTGTGAAGAACACAGTGAAGGAATTGATAAAGCAGCAGCGCGTGGAAGGCCCACAGTGCCAG TTCCTCCCAGgacaggaagcaggaagtgaaTACCCAG TTTTGACATCCATCCTACAAGTAAGGAAAAGACCTTCTGTTGACTCCTTCAATCATATCCAGGCGAAAAGGCTGTGTACAAGCAACCACAACATACCG TCCCTGCAGAAAGAAGTCCAAGCATATGATGAGAACCCTGCGCTGCCTGAATTCATGACCAGCCGGCTCCATCGAGCCACTCTCTTTACTGGCACCGTGACGGTACAAGATCGAGGCCCACACCCTTCCACCctgcctaaccttaaccttaatacCCAAACCATGGCCACATTTTCCAGTTCTGACTCCCTCTTTGCTCCATGCTCTCAGCCACAAATGTTTGGCATGGCTTCATCATCTTCACCCAAGATCTTCCATTCGCAGTCACAAATAAGAAACAGCAGCAGTGTCACCCAGGGTTCCTTCCTTCAGTGGCAGATCCAGCAAGAGGAGGAGAAACTCGCTGACCTGACCAGTGACCAGTTAATCTTGCAGGATGGTGATGGAGACAC ATACCTCCATATCGCTGTGGCACAGGGCAGGAGGGCATTTGCCTATGTGTTGGCGAAGAAAATGGCAGTGATGGGAGTGCTTGACATGAAAGAACACAACAACCAG AGTGCACTACAAGTGAGTGTAGCAGCAAACCACCACCTCATCACTCAGGATCTGTTGGGTCTTGGGGCCCAGATGGACACAGTGGACTGCTGGGGCCGCTCTCCTCTACACGTGTGTGCCGAAAAGGGCCATATTCACACTCTAAAG GTTATTCAAGAGTACATGCAAAGCTACAGCCACCAGATGGACGTAGACAACAAAAATTATGACG GGCTGACTCCTCTGCACATTGCCGTCCTCTCTCACAATGCCACGATCCAGGATCTGCTGAACCACGTGGGTCCAGTTTCCCTGGAGACTATGCAATTGGAACAAAGGAGGAGGCAGCTGAAGGACTGTATCCAGACTCTGATGGACATGGGTGCATCCTGTGGGACACAG GACACTAAAAGTGGACGGTCAGCCCTGCACATGGCGGCTGAGCAAGCCAACGTGGAGCTACTGCGCCTCTTCCTTGACCAGCCACAGTACCTGTCTTTTGTCAATCTGAAG GCCTACAATGGGAACACAGCCCTGCACATGGCCAGTTCCCTATCTGGCCGCGTGACCCAGGTGGAGGCTGTGAGGATGCTGATGCGTAAAGGAGCCGACCCCAGTGCCAAGAACCTGGAGAATGAGCAACCTCTTCAGCTGGTtccagagggagagatgggagaacAG GTCCGCAGTATCCTGAAAGGCCGTAATGCTTGGACAGTCCCTCTGTAG
- the nfkbiz gene encoding NF-kappa-B inhibitor zeta isoform X1, which yields MILYDYSGLYEQQNNDINIQVHSFYPQVPTQTLDRRRVLNEGLEKMPRKIGYTDGFGARDHGYKGVRVKNTVKELIKQQRVEGPQCQFLPGQEAGSEYPVLTSILQVRKRPSVDSFNHIQAKRLCTSNHNIPSLQKEVQAYDENPALPEFMTSRLHRATLFTGTVTVQDRGPHPSTLPNLNLNTQTMATFSSSDSLFAPCSQPQMFGMASSSSPKIFHSQSQIRNSSSVTQGSFLQWQIQQEEEKLADLTSDQLILQDGDGDTYLHIAVAQGRRAFAYVLAKKMAVMGVLDMKEHNNQSALQVSVAANHHLITQDLLGLGAQMDTVDCWGRSPLHVCAEKGHIHTLKVIQEYMQSYSHQMDVDNKNYDGLTPLHIAVLSHNATIQDLLNHVGPVSLETMQLEQRRRQLKDCIQTLMDMGASCGTQDTKSGRSALHMAAEQANVELLRLFLDQPQYLSFVNLKAYNGNTALHMASSLSGRVTQVEAVRMLMRKGADPSAKNLENEQPLQLVPEGEMGEQVRRVHTVLYLIYTTAQRF from the exons ATGATACTCTATGACTACTCTGGTCTCTACGAACAACAGAATAATGACATAAATATTCAAGTGCATTCGTTTTACCCGCAGGTACCGACGCAGACCTTGGACCGTCGTCGTGTGTTAAATGAGGGCTTGGAGAAAATGCCACGGAAAATAG GCTATACAGATGGATTTGGGGCACGAGACCACGGCTATAAAGGAGTGCGTGTGAAGAACACAGTGAAGGAATTGATAAAGCAGCAGCGCGTGGAAGGCCCACAGTGCCAG TTCCTCCCAGgacaggaagcaggaagtgaaTACCCAG TTTTGACATCCATCCTACAAGTAAGGAAAAGACCTTCTGTTGACTCCTTCAATCATATCCAGGCGAAAAGGCTGTGTACAAGCAACCACAACATACCG TCCCTGCAGAAAGAAGTCCAAGCATATGATGAGAACCCTGCGCTGCCTGAATTCATGACCAGCCGGCTCCATCGAGCCACTCTCTTTACTGGCACCGTGACGGTACAAGATCGAGGCCCACACCCTTCCACCctgcctaaccttaaccttaatacCCAAACCATGGCCACATTTTCCAGTTCTGACTCCCTCTTTGCTCCATGCTCTCAGCCACAAATGTTTGGCATGGCTTCATCATCTTCACCCAAGATCTTCCATTCGCAGTCACAAATAAGAAACAGCAGCAGTGTCACCCAGGGTTCCTTCCTTCAGTGGCAGATCCAGCAAGAGGAGGAGAAACTCGCTGACCTGACCAGTGACCAGTTAATCTTGCAGGATGGTGATGGAGACAC ATACCTCCATATCGCTGTGGCACAGGGCAGGAGGGCATTTGCCTATGTGTTGGCGAAGAAAATGGCAGTGATGGGAGTGCTTGACATGAAAGAACACAACAACCAG AGTGCACTACAAGTGAGTGTAGCAGCAAACCACCACCTCATCACTCAGGATCTGTTGGGTCTTGGGGCCCAGATGGACACAGTGGACTGCTGGGGCCGCTCTCCTCTACACGTGTGTGCCGAAAAGGGCCATATTCACACTCTAAAG GTTATTCAAGAGTACATGCAAAGCTACAGCCACCAGATGGACGTAGACAACAAAAATTATGACG GGCTGACTCCTCTGCACATTGCCGTCCTCTCTCACAATGCCACGATCCAGGATCTGCTGAACCACGTGGGTCCAGTTTCCCTGGAGACTATGCAATTGGAACAAAGGAGGAGGCAGCTGAAGGACTGTATCCAGACTCTGATGGACATGGGTGCATCCTGTGGGACACAG GACACTAAAAGTGGACGGTCAGCCCTGCACATGGCGGCTGAGCAAGCCAACGTGGAGCTACTGCGCCTCTTCCTTGACCAGCCACAGTACCTGTCTTTTGTCAATCTGAAG GCCTACAATGGGAACACAGCCCTGCACATGGCCAGTTCCCTATCTGGCCGCGTGACCCAGGTGGAGGCTGTGAGGATGCTGATGCGTAAAGGAGCCGACCCCAGTGCCAAGAACCTGGAGAATGAGCAACCTCTTCAGCTGGTtccagagggagagatgggagaacAGGTGAGGAGGGTTCACACTGTGTTGTACCTTATCTACACAACCGCTCAAAGGTTTTAG